From the genome of Vicia villosa cultivar HV-30 ecotype Madison, WI linkage group LG2, Vvil1.0, whole genome shotgun sequence, one region includes:
- the LOC131649940 gene encoding uncharacterized protein LOC131649940 — MEEKWIFKLWRRGVIVKPLGRRIRYKALQTRLKQVWVRKGVFNIIDMGNDYYLVIFSHDDNYNAALMDVPWFIYDHYPTIKELSPIFQPMSETIEKVVVWVHMVGLPIEYYDSHLLSFIGNQIGNIVKLDKNTLMQERGKYACLCVEENDGLPIPNNEGNNESLRKEGTKKFQFISSKRKNNVTITVKNMNDVVGESSGEVKGLANKHAVEEGPHGNDMECAISGGKGIKKGVIRKEKKDKRMATCV, encoded by the exons atggaagaaaaatggaTTTTTAAGTTGTGGCGAAGAGGCGTCATTGTAAAACCGCTGGGAAGAAGAATCAGATACAAAGCTTTGCAGACAAGATTGAAGCAGGTGTGGGTAAGGAAAGGGGTGTTTAACATCATTGACATGGGGAACGATTACTACTTAGTAATTTTTTCTCATGATGATAATTACAATGCGGCACTGATGGATGTACCATGGTTCATATACGATCATTATCCGACTATCAAAGAATTGAGCCCGATCTTTCAACCGATGAGCGAAACTATAGAGAAAGTTGTtgtttgggttcacatggtaggGTTACCAATAGAGTACTATGACTCTCATTTACTTAGCTTTATCGGTAATCAAATTGGAAATATTGTCAAATTGGATAAGAATACGTTGATGCAAGAGAGAGGGAAATATGCGTGTTTGTGTGTCGAG GAAAATGATGGACTGCCAATCCCAAATAATGAAGGAAATAATGAGAGTTTAAGGAAGGAGGGGACAAAAAAGTTTCAATTCATTTCTAGCAAAAGGAAGAATAATGTTACTATTACTGTTAAAAATATGAACGATGTTGTAGGAGAATCTAGTGGAGAGGTTAAGGGATTAGCTAATAAACATGCAGTAGAAGAGGGCCCACATGGAAATGACATGGAGTGTGCGATTAGTGGTGGGAAGGGAATTAAAAAAGGAGTGAttaggaaagagaaaaaagataAACGAATGGCTACATgtgtttaa